From a single Nitrospirota bacterium genomic region:
- a CDS encoding HAD-IIB family hydrolase → MSQESTKNFVIFTDLDGTLLDYSTYSFDAALPALKVLKEKNIPLVICSSKTKTEIEYYRKKLDNYHPFISENGGGIFIPKNYFKFKIQNSKFKIEEEKNYIIIRLGAQYYDLRMTIEALRREGFDIKGFGDMSIKEVAETAGMSIDEAKMAKERDFDEPFIFEGDDAETQRLFDAIRSKGFNYTQGRFFHILGDSDKGKSVEILKEMYKKEFGEITAIAIGDSPNDIPMLEKVNYPVIVKKHDGNYDSRMNMPNLIKADGIGPEGWNKAVIKLINDF, encoded by the coding sequence GTGAGTCAAGAGTCAACAAAAAACTTCGTCATCTTTACAGACCTTGATGGAACACTGTTAGATTATTCCACATACTCATTTGATGCGGCCTTGCCTGCCCTTAAGGTGCTCAAAGAAAAAAACATTCCACTTGTTATCTGTTCAAGTAAAACAAAGACAGAAATAGAATATTACAGGAAGAAACTCGATAATTATCACCCATTTATTTCAGAGAATGGTGGAGGAATATTTATACCGAAAAACTATTTTAAATTCAAAATTCAAAATTCAAAATTCAAAATTGAAGAAGAAAAAAACTATATCATAATCAGACTTGGTGCACAATATTATGATTTGAGAATGACAATTGAAGCATTGCGTAGAGAAGGCTTTGATATTAAAGGCTTTGGGGATATGAGCATTAAAGAGGTTGCAGAAACTGCAGGGATGAGCATTGATGAGGCAAAGATGGCAAAGGAGCGGGACTTTGATGAACCATTTATTTTTGAAGGCGATGATGCAGAAACCCAGAGACTTTTTGATGCCATTAGATCAAAAGGTTTTAATTACACTCAGGGGAGATTTTTTCATATACTTGGAGATAGCGACAAGGGTAAGTCAGTTGAGATTTTAAAAGAGATGTATAAAAAAGAATTTGGAGAAATTACAGCCATTGCAATTGGCGACAGCCCTAACGATATACCTATGCTTGAGAAGGTTAATTATCCTGTTATTGTCAAGAAGCACGATGGAAATTATGATTCAAGGATGAATATGCCAAACCTCATTAAAGCCGATGGCATAGGTCCTGAGGGATGGAATAAAGCGGTTATAAAGTTAATAAATGACTTTTAA
- a CDS encoding glycosyltransferase — MEDIILEGEIQGRLSELNETDIVVGIPSYNNARTIGHVVKAVQAGLAKYFHDKKAVLVNSDGGSTDETMEVVNNSTIEDFQSILISHRKDSLFKITTPYHGIPGKGSAFRTIFQIAHTLNAKACAVVDSDLRSITPEWIELLLSPVIKGGFDYVAPYYLRHKYDGTITNSIVYPFTRALYGKRIRQPIGGDFGFSGNLASFYLTKDVWDTDVARYGIDIWMTTTAIANNFNVCQSFLGAKIHDPKEPSADLSTMLHQVVGPLFELMETYHDVWKDVNGSTTVPIFGFQYVVGLEPVQVNLDAMIEKFRLSIKELSQIWKLFLSDEVVNFLDNAKYFSKDNFFIPDEIWVRIIYDFSIATHLKTLHKEHVLKSLTPLYLGKIASFIIETWDSDATEVEKMIERLCISYEALKPYLIERWK, encoded by the coding sequence ATGGAAGACATTATTCTTGAGGGAGAGATTCAAGGGAGGCTTAGTGAGCTAAATGAAACTGATATCGTTGTCGGCATTCCAAGTTATAATAATGCTCGAACAATAGGTCATGTTGTTAAGGCTGTTCAGGCAGGACTTGCTAAGTATTTCCATGATAAAAAGGCTGTCCTTGTTAATTCGGATGGAGGTTCAACCGATGAGACTATGGAGGTTGTCAATAACTCAACTATTGAAGATTTTCAGTCAATCCTTATCTCACACCGAAAAGATTCCCTCTTTAAGATAACCACACCATATCATGGAATCCCAGGAAAGGGAAGCGCCTTCAGAACTATCTTTCAAATAGCACATACACTTAATGCAAAGGCATGTGCTGTGGTTGATTCTGATTTAAGGAGTATCACGCCTGAATGGATAGAACTGCTCCTCAGTCCTGTAATTAAAGGTGGCTTTGACTATGTCGCACCTTATTATCTCAGACACAAATACGATGGAACCATAACAAACAGTATAGTCTATCCATTCACGAGGGCACTCTACGGAAAAAGAATAAGGCAGCCAATAGGGGGAGATTTCGGTTTCTCTGGGAATCTCGCATCATTTTATCTTACAAAAGATGTCTGGGATACAGATGTAGCAAGGTATGGAATTGATATCTGGATGACTACAACAGCCATAGCAAACAACTTTAATGTATGCCAGTCCTTTCTTGGCGCAAAGATTCATGACCCGAAGGAGCCAAGTGCTGATTTAAGCACAATGCTCCATCAGGTAGTTGGGCCACTTTTTGAATTGATGGAAACATACCATGATGTATGGAAGGATGTAAACGGCTCTACAACTGTACCTATCTTTGGGTTTCAATATGTAGTAGGGCTTGAGCCTGTTCAAGTTAATCTCGATGCAATGATAGAGAAATTCCGTCTCAGCATCAAAGAACTCAGTCAGATATGGAAGTTGTTTCTATCTGATGAAGTAGTAAATTTCCTTGATAATGCAAAGTATTTCTCAAAGGATAATTTCTTTATACCGGACGAGATATGGGTAAGGATCATATACGATTTCTCAATAGCAACGCATCTAAAGACTCTGCACAAGGAACATGTACTCAAATCGCTTACTCCACTTTATCTCGGTAAGATCGCCTCTTTTATTATAGAGACATGGGACAGTGATGCAACGGAAGTAGAGAAAATGATTGAACGGTTATGTATTTCTTATGAAGCATTAAAACCTTACCTTATTGAGAGGTGGAAATAA